In Petrotoga miotherma DSM 10691, the following proteins share a genomic window:
- a CDS encoding carbohydrate ABC transporter permease encodes MAEKTNKTSLTIYYIILALFTIFYVLPFYVTLSTSFKPFEEVSISNMWKLPSKLSFEGFKEAFARLGPNLKNSFYLTIPATLISAIIGSINGFALSKLRFKYSNIVFALILFGMFIPYQSVLFPLIQFFQAIGLYGTIPALIITHVIYGIPITTLMFKNYYEEIPNELVEASSVDGASIWQSYTKILLPISIPGFVVVIIWQFTNIWNEFLFAVTITSDPTKQPITVALVNLAGSQVVQWNVQMAGALIAALPTLIVYIILGRYFVRGLLAGSVKG; translated from the coding sequence ATGGCAGAAAAAACCAATAAAACTTCACTCACAATTTATTATATTATACTAGCTTTATTCACCATATTTTATGTTCTGCCTTTTTATGTTACTCTAAGCACCTCTTTTAAACCATTTGAAGAAGTTTCTATATCAAATATGTGGAAACTTCCAAGCAAGTTATCTTTTGAGGGATTCAAAGAGGCATTTGCAAGATTAGGACCGAATCTAAAAAACAGTTTTTACCTTACGATACCGGCTACTCTAATATCTGCAATAATTGGTTCAATAAATGGTTTTGCTCTTTCAAAATTAAGGTTCAAATATTCAAATATTGTTTTTGCCCTAATATTATTTGGGATGTTCATACCTTATCAAAGTGTATTATTTCCACTGATACAGTTCTTTCAAGCAATAGGTTTATATGGTACGATACCCGCATTGATAATAACCCATGTTATATACGGAATACCGATTACCACCTTAATGTTTAAAAATTACTATGAGGAAATTCCAAACGAATTAGTGGAAGCATCATCTGTGGATGGTGCAAGCATATGGCAATCCTATACAAAGATACTCTTACCTATATCAATACCAGGGTTCGTAGTCGTTATAATATGGCAATTCACAAATATATGGAACGAGTTTTTGTTTGCAGTAACGATAACCAGTGACCCGACGAAACAACCAATAACGGTAGCTTTAGTCAATTTGGCTGGCAGTCAAGTCGTCCAATGGAACGTTCAAATGGCAGGAGCGTTAATCGCTGCCCTACCTACACTTATAGTTTACATCATATTGGGAAGGTATTTTGTAAGAGGTTTACTCGCCGGTTCGGTTAAGGGATAG
- a CDS encoding potassium channel family protein, with the protein MNRIFYIIEGKILAYSLAKKLLLLGNQVYYVSKNNENLEILDGLKVNFPALELVKQDPTDIKWIENLDLNKKVEALIIISEDDALNFVVSWLLREYYEDIKIISLVNATENETIFKGINVETLVPISWMQKLIESSLIHEDITDFFNPYVEKLSILELTILEDDKAVNKKLKELNIPQNSIIGVLIREDGDIMVPQGETTIYKGDRLIVLALKEQVNEVKETLKSR; encoded by the coding sequence ATGAATAGAATTTTTTATATCATAGAGGGAAAGATATTAGCCTATTCTTTAGCCAAAAAATTACTCTTATTGGGTAATCAAGTTTACTATGTCAGCAAAAATAACGAAAATCTGGAGATTTTAGATGGATTAAAGGTAAATTTTCCTGCTCTTGAACTTGTTAAGCAAGATCCTACCGATATCAAATGGATAGAAAATTTAGATCTAAACAAAAAAGTAGAAGCCTTAATAATAATCTCTGAGGATGATGCATTGAATTTTGTTGTATCTTGGTTGTTGAGAGAATATTATGAAGATATAAAGATAATATCTTTAGTCAATGCAACAGAAAACGAAACTATTTTCAAAGGTATTAATGTCGAAACACTGGTACCAATTTCTTGGATGCAAAAATTAATTGAATCTTCTTTGATTCATGAAGATATTACAGATTTCTTCAACCCCTATGTGGAAAAGTTATCCATTTTGGAACTTACTATACTTGAAGATGATAAAGCCGTAAATAAAAAACTTAAGGAATTAAATATACCTCAGAATTCAATAATCGGAGTATTGATAAGAGAAGATGGAGATATAATGGTTCCTCAAGGTGAAACAACCATTTATAAGGGGGATAGGCTGATCGTTTTGGCGCTAAAAGAACAAGTGAACGAAGTGAAAGAAACGTTAAAATCGAGGTGA
- the pfkA gene encoding 6-phosphofructokinase, whose translation MKRIGLMTSGGDAPGMNAVIRAVTRSAVVENIEVYGFLRGFAGILDKEYKKFTYADVGGIMERGGTILRTARVPEFKVPEVRKKAADILKDLGIDVLVIIGGNGSLTGGKLLSEEQGISVIGVPASIDNDIAYTDMSIGVDTCLNTVVDAMQKLKDTASSHERAFIVEVMGRTSGYIALMSGLAIGAEAIIIPEVPTDYDALAEKMWDERKRGKINSIVVVAEGSASAYTVARHLENRIGFETRITILGHIQRGGSPTAFDRILASRMGNEVIKAINDGDFDVMVGLSKNDLIRTPLEKVLSENNTLDMEIVKLAGILS comes from the coding sequence GTGAAAAGAATCGGGTTAATGACCAGTGGTGGAGATGCCCCTGGGATGAATGCCGTCATTAGAGCTGTTACTAGAAGCGCTGTTGTAGAAAATATTGAGGTGTATGGGTTTTTGAGAGGATTTGCTGGTATTTTGGATAAAGAATATAAAAAATTTACATATGCAGATGTTGGTGGAATAATGGAAAGAGGGGGAACCATTTTAAGGACCGCAAGGGTACCAGAATTTAAAGTTCCTGAGGTTAGAAAAAAAGCCGCGGACATATTGAAAGATTTAGGTATAGATGTGTTGGTTATAATTGGAGGAAATGGGAGTCTTACCGGGGGGAAGTTGCTATCAGAAGAACAAGGGATATCTGTCATAGGTGTACCAGCTTCTATAGATAATGATATCGCTTATACAGATATGAGTATTGGTGTTGACACCTGTCTTAACACGGTAGTTGATGCCATGCAGAAGTTAAAAGATACCGCTTCTTCCCACGAAAGGGCGTTTATTGTTGAAGTTATGGGGAGAACATCTGGATACATAGCGTTGATGTCAGGTCTTGCTATAGGGGCGGAAGCCATAATAATACCAGAAGTTCCCACGGATTACGATGCTTTAGCAGAAAAAATGTGGGATGAAAGAAAAAGAGGTAAGATTAATTCAATAGTCGTCGTTGCGGAAGGATCTGCCAGCGCTTATACAGTTGCTAGACATTTAGAAAATAGAATTGGTTTTGAAACGCGTATAACAATTTTAGGTCATATTCAAAGAGGGGGTTCCCCGACTGCATTTGATAGGATTTTGGCCTCAAGAATGGGAAATGAAGTAATAAAAGCAATTAACGACGGAGATTTTGACGTGATGGTAGGCTTGAGTAAAAACGATTTAATTAGAACACCACTTGAAAAAGTACTTTCAGAAAATAATACATTGGATATGGAGATTGTGAAGCTGGCAGGAATTTTATCTTAA
- a CDS encoding TrkH family potassium uptake protein: MPSYKYFLKLRYKTIFRNTGNIIIGLSVLIFIVGSTAFIYDSFRDFLPFLITGILSFLTGEIFRYMGRGEKRKELNTQDAVVTVFFVWTVAIFLSSLPFIFSGELNFSQAVFESTSGWTTTGLTMFSDVEVLPLSILIWRSVMQFIGGAGFAIITVIIAGTMGVGIYQAEGRSDNLVPNLRESARIILRIYLSWAVIGVLLLMFVGKLSFFDAFNHTLTGLATGGFSTKNFSIGSFGSLKVEIIIMLLMIMGGTGFGVHYAGLLMIRNFIRNRRDYRSKKISLLELREKIKSEPFLKNPEIKTMFIILVISFLLLFAFTTVEMYGVGDGLVHSAFQSISVLTTTGFSTVAFSHWNYFGLLIVTILMILGGMMDSTSGGLKLFRVYIAFKLIINQIKEFFKPSGTTFYIEVYKGVSRKKIDLNSIKNVLVVFTMYFITYFIGVFILLAYGYPLHNALFEYASTLSTVGLSTGITSSQAPVGVIWTQTLGMYLGRLEFFVIINAIIKLFKDLRDII; the protein is encoded by the coding sequence GTGCCTTCTTACAAATATTTTTTAAAACTAAGGTATAAAACAATTTTTCGAAATACGGGAAATATTATAATAGGTCTTTCTGTTTTGATATTTATAGTGGGTTCTACTGCTTTTATTTATGATTCTTTTAGAGATTTTCTACCATTTTTGATTACAGGGATATTATCCTTTCTTACCGGGGAAATATTTAGGTATATGGGAAGAGGAGAAAAAAGAAAAGAATTAAACACACAGGATGCTGTCGTCACTGTTTTTTTTGTTTGGACGGTCGCAATTTTTCTTTCTTCTTTGCCTTTTATTTTTTCTGGAGAATTGAATTTTTCACAGGCAGTATTTGAATCGACAAGTGGATGGACAACGACAGGGCTTACGATGTTTTCTGATGTGGAAGTCCTACCCCTCTCTATCTTAATATGGAGATCGGTGATGCAATTTATTGGTGGGGCTGGTTTTGCTATAATTACTGTAATCATTGCTGGTACCATGGGGGTTGGTATATATCAAGCAGAAGGAAGAAGTGACAATTTAGTTCCGAATTTGAGAGAATCGGCTAGGATAATTCTTAGAATTTATTTAAGTTGGGCGGTTATAGGTGTTTTGCTTTTGATGTTTGTAGGAAAACTTTCTTTTTTTGACGCCTTTAACCATACATTAACTGGCTTGGCTACGGGAGGATTTTCCACAAAAAATTTTAGTATAGGTTCTTTTGGTAGTTTGAAGGTAGAAATAATTATCATGTTGCTAATGATTATGGGCGGAACTGGCTTTGGAGTCCATTATGCTGGTTTATTAATGATTAGAAATTTTATTAGGAATCGCAGAGACTACCGGTCCAAAAAAATTTCGTTACTTGAATTAAGAGAAAAAATCAAATCTGAGCCTTTTTTAAAAAACCCCGAAATTAAGACCATGTTCATAATTTTAGTTATTTCTTTTTTGTTGCTTTTTGCTTTTACAACAGTTGAAATGTACGGAGTGGGAGATGGTTTAGTTCATTCCGCATTTCAGAGTATTTCAGTTTTAACAACCACTGGTTTTTCAACAGTAGCTTTTTCACATTGGAATTATTTCGGATTGTTAATTGTGACAATATTGATGATCTTAGGTGGAATGATGGATTCCACATCAGGTGGTTTAAAATTATTCAGGGTTTATATTGCTTTCAAATTGATAATTAACCAGATCAAAGAATTTTTTAAACCCTCTGGAACCACTTTTTACATAGAAGTATATAAAGGGGTATCAAGAAAGAAAATTGATCTAAACTCAATAAAAAATGTTTTAGTGGTTTTTACAATGTATTTTATTACCTATTTTATCGGCGTTTTTATATTGTTGGCTTATGGGTATCCACTTCATAATGCTTTATTTGAGTATGCTTCAACTTTATCTACTGTTGGACTTTCCACAGGTATTACTTCGAGTCAAGCTCCCGTAGGAGTGATTTGGACGCAAACATTAGGAATGTATTTAGGGCGTTTGGAATTTTTTGTCATTATAAATGCAATTATAAAATTGTTTAAAGATTTGAGAGATATTATTTAA
- a CDS encoding carbohydrate ABC transporter permease, translating into MSVQKKKARAGFFIILPSLAFLGIFVYYFIFLTIRTSTSNWNSFSSLLSGEYEFVGMRNYQRLFMDPRFQTDLWNTLFFTLFFLAGCIILGIFLANIIDKKLKGSSFFQNLFLFPMAISFVVTGTVWGWIFAPGNIPTSPQGINLLLENLGWTNLQWMWYTSTQSIGKFNLALIPVVIAATWQMSGYVMAMYLAGLRAIPEEMIEAAQVDGATGTQLFWRIKMPMLRPITLSAMIVIGHMSLKIFDLIYAMTGSGPNNVTDMPAVYMFEQMFRSNRYAIASAIAIIMLVMVAAVIIPYLYSSFRGER; encoded by the coding sequence ATGTCGGTTCAAAAGAAAAAGGCAAGAGCAGGATTTTTTATAATCCTACCATCTTTAGCTTTCCTAGGGATATTTGTTTACTATTTCATTTTTTTAACGATAAGAACATCAACCTCCAACTGGAATAGTTTTTCCTCATTATTGAGTGGAGAATACGAATTTGTTGGAATGAGAAACTATCAAAGGTTATTCATGGACCCCAGATTTCAAACAGATTTATGGAACACATTATTTTTTACCCTATTTTTTCTAGCAGGATGTATAATACTCGGTATATTTTTAGCCAATATTATTGACAAGAAATTAAAAGGATCGAGTTTTTTTCAAAACCTATTTTTATTCCCAATGGCAATTTCTTTTGTTGTAACAGGTACGGTTTGGGGTTGGATATTCGCTCCTGGGAACATACCAACTTCCCCACAAGGAATTAATTTATTACTTGAAAACCTTGGATGGACAAACTTACAATGGATGTGGTACACGAGTACCCAATCGATAGGAAAATTCAATTTAGCGTTGATACCAGTGGTAATAGCAGCAACCTGGCAGATGTCAGGATACGTAATGGCAATGTATTTAGCCGGGCTTAGAGCTATTCCTGAAGAGATGATAGAAGCAGCACAAGTAGACGGTGCAACAGGTACTCAATTATTTTGGAGAATAAAGATGCCTATGCTCAGACCAATTACACTTAGTGCCATGATAGTAATAGGACACATGTCTCTGAAGATATTCGATTTAATATACGCCATGACTGGAAGTGGACCTAACAACGTTACCGATATGCCTGCTGTTTATATGTTTGAACAGATGTTTAGATCCAACAGATACGCTATCGCATCAGCCATTGCAATAATAATGTTGGTAATGGTAGCTGCGGTTATAATCCCTTATCTTTATAGCTCTTTTAGGGGGGAAAGATAA
- the gcvPB gene encoding aminomethyl-transferring glycine dehydrogenase subunit GcvPB, with protein MKLIFEKSVSGRKSYSLPKLDVKESQIDIPEHLVRNEAPILPELYEVDIVRHYNQLATLNHSVDRGFYPLGSCTMKYNPFLNEEVASLNGFKFIHPYQEESTVQGALELMYELQEFLKEITGMANVTLQPAAGAHGELTGMLIIKKYLQENNLGHKNEVIIPDSAHGTNPASAVMAGFEVVKVNSNNEGRVDLDHLKSLVNENTAAIMLTNPNTLGFFEKDILKISDLMHKNDALLYYDGANLNAIMGKVRPGDNGFDVVHLNLHKTFSTPHGMGGPGSGPIAVKSYLKEYLPKPVVGMKESGEYYFDYDISKSVGKMRSFYGNFLVLVKAYTYILSLGKEGLKKVSELATLNANYLKEKLSKFLNVAYPDVCKHEFVIKGTSLKDYGVSTLDFAKRLLDYGIHPPTVYFPLIVDEAMMIEPTETESKETLDEVAAIYEKIVEEARREPDKLKEAPLTLPIKRLDEVKANKELNVKFD; from the coding sequence ATGAAGTTGATATTTGAAAAATCAGTTAGCGGGAGAAAGTCATATTCACTTCCAAAATTGGATGTCAAAGAATCTCAGATAGATATTCCGGAACATTTAGTTAGAAATGAAGCTCCGATTCTGCCAGAACTATACGAAGTTGATATTGTTAGACATTACAATCAATTAGCCACTCTAAACCATTCGGTTGATAGAGGTTTTTATCCTTTGGGTTCTTGTACAATGAAATACAATCCTTTTTTGAATGAAGAGGTTGCTTCTTTAAATGGATTCAAATTCATTCATCCCTACCAAGAGGAAAGTACTGTACAAGGCGCATTGGAATTGATGTATGAATTACAAGAATTTCTCAAAGAAATAACAGGGATGGCTAATGTTACCCTACAGCCTGCTGCTGGTGCCCACGGGGAACTTACGGGGATGCTTATTATCAAAAAATATTTACAAGAAAATAATTTAGGTCATAAAAATGAGGTTATCATCCCAGATTCCGCGCACGGTACGAACCCTGCATCTGCGGTAATGGCGGGCTTTGAAGTAGTTAAAGTTAATTCGAATAATGAAGGAAGAGTTGATTTAGATCATTTGAAATCTTTAGTGAATGAAAATACCGCTGCCATTATGCTCACGAACCCAAATACTTTGGGATTTTTTGAAAAAGATATTCTGAAGATATCCGATTTGATGCACAAAAACGACGCCTTGTTGTACTACGATGGGGCAAATTTAAATGCGATAATGGGGAAAGTAAGACCTGGAGATAATGGTTTCGATGTTGTTCATCTCAACCTTCACAAAACATTTTCCACCCCTCATGGAATGGGGGGCCCAGGGAGTGGGCCAATAGCGGTAAAATCTTATTTAAAAGAGTATTTGCCGAAACCTGTTGTCGGTATGAAAGAAAGTGGAGAATATTATTTTGATTATGATATCTCTAAAAGCGTTGGGAAAATGCGTAGCTTCTACGGTAATTTTTTGGTACTAGTCAAAGCATACACTTACATATTATCATTAGGGAAAGAAGGTTTGAAGAAGGTAAGTGAACTTGCCACTCTAAATGCGAATTATTTGAAAGAGAAGTTATCGAAATTTTTAAACGTTGCTTACCCAGATGTCTGTAAGCATGAGTTTGTAATAAAAGGAACTTCGTTGAAAGATTATGGGGTAAGTACACTGGATTTTGCAAAAAGGTTATTAGATTATGGTATTCATCCTCCAACAGTCTATTTTCCTTTAATTGTGGATGAAGCAATGATGATTGAACCAACCGAAACCGAAAGCAAAGAAACATTGGACGAAGTTGCTGCTATATACGAGAAAATCGTAGAAGAAGCCAGAAGAGAACCAGATAAGCTAAAAGAAGCTCCGTTGACTTTACCTATCAAAAGATTAGACGAAGTAAAGGCAAATAAAGAACTCAACGTGAAATTTGATTAA
- the pyk gene encoding pyruvate kinase codes for MNEKTENKKTRIVCTIGPATQDETMIKKLINAGMNVARLNTSHDTIADHEKRVNLIKKIRKEMNIPFAILLDLEGPKIRTGKFETDQVVLEEGQKFILTTEEIIGNKEKVSINYNGLPKEVKKGDSILLDDGKIRLVVISSNEKEIVTKVVTGGSITHRRGINVPGIDISLPPLTEKDMKYLNKAVEWNVDYIAQSFVRKAEDITRTRRILTELGMPDLPIIAKIETLQALDNLESIIEEADGVMVARGDLGVEAPVEQIPLLQKRIIEIANTMAKPAITATQMLESMVNNPFPTRAEATDIANAILDGTDAVMLSEETSIGKYPEQAVKVMSNVANETEKMLEEYYYKFDYSTYGGGDPATNSITMSAIKIAEQLGIEVIVATTYSGYTARALSRFRRNMKIVAASPRITTYHRLALVWGVTPVIMQKFTDTDNMLESVSNIVKSLNFAVSGENIIVTAGIPYGFSSKTNLLKVHEV; via the coding sequence ATGAACGAAAAAACAGAAAATAAAAAGACGAGAATCGTTTGCACAATTGGTCCAGCCACACAAGATGAAACAATGATAAAAAAATTAATAAACGCTGGAATGAATGTAGCAAGATTGAATACTTCTCACGACACTATTGCTGATCATGAGAAGCGAGTAAATCTAATAAAGAAGATACGGAAAGAGATGAACATACCTTTTGCCATTTTACTTGATTTAGAAGGTCCTAAGATCCGTACAGGCAAATTTGAAACTGATCAGGTAGTATTGGAAGAGGGCCAAAAATTCATTTTGACAACCGAGGAGATCATTGGAAATAAAGAAAAGGTGAGTATAAATTATAATGGATTACCTAAAGAAGTTAAAAAGGGAGATTCTATTCTTCTTGATGATGGAAAAATACGACTTGTAGTCATTAGCAGCAACGAAAAAGAGATTGTAACAAAAGTTGTAACAGGTGGCAGTATCACTCACAGAAGAGGGATAAACGTTCCTGGAATAGATATAAGTTTGCCACCTTTAACAGAAAAAGATATGAAGTATCTGAACAAGGCTGTAGAATGGAACGTAGATTATATAGCTCAATCTTTTGTTAGAAAAGCTGAAGATATTACCAGAACAAGGAGAATTTTAACAGAATTGGGCATGCCAGATCTCCCCATAATTGCTAAAATTGAGACATTACAAGCTCTAGATAACCTTGAATCGATCATAGAAGAAGCTGATGGAGTGATGGTTGCAAGAGGAGATTTAGGCGTTGAAGCACCTGTTGAACAAATTCCTTTGCTTCAAAAAAGAATTATAGAGATTGCAAACACCATGGCAAAGCCTGCTATAACAGCAACTCAAATGCTTGAAAGTATGGTTAATAATCCGTTCCCTACAAGAGCAGAGGCAACTGATATAGCCAATGCTATATTAGATGGGACGGATGCAGTTATGTTATCTGAAGAAACCTCGATTGGGAAATACCCTGAGCAAGCTGTCAAAGTTATGTCCAATGTGGCAAATGAAACTGAAAAAATGTTAGAAGAGTACTATTATAAATTTGATTATTCAACATATGGTGGAGGAGACCCTGCTACCAATTCGATAACGATGTCTGCAATAAAAATTGCCGAGCAATTAGGCATTGAAGTTATAGTTGCGACCACTTATAGCGGGTATACGGCAAGAGCTCTTTCCAGATTCAGAAGAAATATGAAAATAGTTGCAGCTTCCCCAAGAATAACTACTTATCATCGATTAGCGTTAGTTTGGGGAGTAACTCCTGTTATTATGCAAAAATTTACTGACACGGATAATATGTTGGAGAGCGTTAGCAATATCGTGAAATCTTTAAATTTTGCTGTATCAGGAGAGAATATCATAGTAACGGCTGGAATTCCCTATGGTTTTTCCAGTAAAACCAATCTTTTAAAGGTTCATGAGGTATGA
- the hslU gene encoding ATP-dependent protease ATPase subunit HslU produces the protein MNKIDELTPKKVVEKLDNYIIGQKEAKKQVAIALRNRIRRLALQEDIRKDVIPKNILMIGSTGVGKTEIARRLAEVANAPFVKVEATRFTEVGYVGKNVESMVRELVDSSVNMVKKEMMEEVKGKAQKLVEERIVEALVPSKKKTKAQPSFMDVMQLFNQNAEYSQNKGYDEKEDENIRRRREELLEKLRNGELEDVEIEIEVEEQSTPMFAGLGPELEDMGIQFGEMFQNLMPKKKKRRRMKISEARKVLEPIESEKLIDQDKLVQEGISRAENSGIIFIDEIDKVTSTGGSASGPDVSREGVQRDLLPIVEGTTVVTKYGSISTDYILFIAAGAFSEAKPSDLIPELQGRFPIRAELSDLTKEDFIRILTQPKNAILKQYQYLLQTDGVKIEFTENGVERMADIAFELNEKVENIGARRLYTVVEKVLEEVSFEAPASGEWELKIDSNYVDLRLGKVYGDEDLREYIL, from the coding sequence ATGAATAAAATAGATGAATTAACTCCAAAAAAAGTTGTAGAAAAATTGGATAATTATATAATCGGTCAAAAGGAAGCAAAGAAGCAGGTTGCTATCGCTTTGAGAAACAGGATTAGACGGTTGGCGCTACAAGAAGATATTCGAAAAGATGTAATACCAAAAAATATTCTAATGATAGGTTCTACAGGTGTTGGAAAAACAGAAATTGCCAGAAGGTTGGCAGAGGTTGCTAATGCACCATTTGTGAAAGTGGAAGCCACAAGGTTTACCGAAGTTGGATATGTTGGGAAAAATGTAGAAAGTATGGTTAGAGAATTGGTTGATTCTTCAGTTAACATGGTAAAGAAGGAAATGATGGAAGAAGTTAAAGGTAAAGCTCAAAAACTTGTAGAAGAAAGGATAGTAGAAGCACTTGTGCCTTCAAAGAAAAAAACAAAGGCTCAACCTTCATTTATGGACGTTATGCAACTTTTCAATCAAAATGCTGAATATTCCCAAAATAAGGGATATGATGAAAAAGAAGACGAAAACATTCGAAGAAGAAGAGAGGAACTGTTGGAAAAATTAAGAAATGGGGAATTAGAAGATGTAGAAATAGAAATAGAAGTTGAGGAACAATCTACCCCAATGTTTGCTGGATTGGGACCTGAACTTGAAGACATGGGCATTCAGTTTGGAGAAATGTTTCAAAATCTTATGCCTAAGAAGAAAAAAAGAAGGAGAATGAAGATTTCTGAAGCGCGAAAAGTTTTGGAACCTATTGAATCCGAGAAGTTGATCGATCAAGATAAATTAGTTCAAGAAGGAATAAGTAGAGCAGAAAATAGTGGCATAATTTTCATTGATGAAATCGATAAAGTTACATCCACTGGAGGATCCGCGTCAGGGCCAGATGTATCTAGGGAAGGTGTACAGAGGGATTTGTTACCGATAGTCGAGGGAACAACTGTTGTAACAAAGTATGGTTCCATTAGCACTGATTATATATTATTTATCGCTGCCGGTGCATTCAGTGAGGCTAAGCCTTCGGATCTGATTCCTGAGCTTCAAGGAAGATTCCCAATTAGAGCGGAATTATCTGATTTAACTAAGGAAGACTTTATTAGAATACTAACCCAGCCAAAAAATGCAATACTAAAACAGTATCAGTACTTACTTCAAACCGATGGGGTGAAAATTGAGTTCACTGAAAATGGCGTTGAAAGAATGGCAGATATTGCCTTTGAGTTGAATGAAAAAGTTGAAAATATTGGGGCAAGAAGACTTTATACAGTAGTCGAAAAAGTTCTTGAAGAGGTTTCTTTTGAAGCACCTGCATCAGGAGAGTGGGAATTGAAAATAGATAGCAATTATGTAGACCTACGGTTGGGTAAGGTATATGGTGATGAAGATCTCAGAGAATATATTCTTTGA
- a CDS encoding NAD(P)-binding protein: MRINGSKLIIIIGCGRLGSELALKLSKAYNVVVLDKEESSFERLSKRNFTGFTRVIDTSDMAALKDVNIEKAHMVYIVTPDDNLNFMLAYGIKKLNSGVRIAARVNDPLKKSIFIKAGLNLFCPIEDSVMDLVEELEKEVVKYE; this comes from the coding sequence ATGCGCATAAATGGTTCCAAACTCATAATTATAATAGGTTGTGGAAGGTTGGGTTCTGAACTAGCTTTGAAATTAAGTAAAGCTTACAATGTAGTAGTTCTTGATAAAGAAGAATCGTCTTTTGAAAGATTATCGAAAAGAAATTTTACAGGTTTCACAAGAGTTATTGATACAAGCGATATGGCCGCATTAAAAGATGTGAATATTGAAAAAGCTCACATGGTTTATATTGTAACCCCCGACGACAATTTAAATTTTATGTTGGCCTACGGGATTAAAAAATTAAATTCGGGAGTAAGAATAGCCGCAAGGGTGAATGATCCTTTGAAGAAATCAATTTTTATAAAGGCAGGATTGAATTTATTTTGTCCCATAGAGGATTCGGTAATGGATTTGGTTGAGGAATTGGAAAAGGAAGTAGTTAAATATGAATAG
- a CDS encoding Fur family transcriptional regulator yields MEVKYDKNSIIKILKNKKIKVTPNRFKVAFELFNCDEHPSIDELHQKLVKNNDNRISFTSVYNIVKLFENAGLVKEILIENKIHYDSNITPHAHFICKKCGRIQDIELDKLDFLDEKKLLNFKTFTEEDLKNNKIDSVEINFYGICGECLKEENSEA; encoded by the coding sequence TTGGAAGTTAAATATGATAAAAATAGTATAATTAAAATATTAAAAAATAAAAAAATCAAGGTTACCCCAAATAGATTTAAAGTGGCCTTTGAACTTTTTAACTGCGATGAACATCCATCAATTGATGAATTACATCAAAAGTTAGTAAAAAATAATGATAATCGAATTTCTTTCACTTCAGTCTATAACATTGTAAAATTATTTGAAAACGCTGGATTAGTAAAAGAGATTTTAATTGAAAATAAAATCCATTACGATTCTAACATTACACCTCATGCACATTTTATTTGCAAAAAATGTGGAAGAATTCAAGATATCGAGTTAGATAAATTAGATTTCTTAGATGAGAAGAAATTATTAAATTTTAAAACTTTTACTGAAGAAGACTTAAAAAACAATAAAATCGACTCTGTTGAAATCAACTTCTATGGAATCTGTGGAGAGTGTTTAAAAGAAGAAAACAGTGAGGCGTAA